From a single Candidatus Binataceae bacterium genomic region:
- a CDS encoding ATP-binding cassette domain-containing protein: MATGNGDNRSDAEPHIIVRNLTMAYGSFVLMRDLNFVVKRGDIFIIMGGSGCGKSTLLRHLIGLKEPATGEITYGDVNFTRATPQQRELMLRGFGILYQSGALWSSMTLAENVGLPLGEFTDLTPAQIREIAALKLALVGLKGFEDFYPNQISGGMQKRAGLARAMALDPDILFFDEPSAGLDPISSRLLDDLILELRANLGATIVVVTHELASIFTIANNSVFLDAESRTQIATGDPHDLLAHSKDPRVIRFLTRGQEGGEGAVTNG, encoded by the coding sequence ATGGCCACGGGCAATGGCGACAATCGCTCCGACGCAGAGCCGCATATCATCGTGCGCAACCTGACGATGGCCTATGGCAGTTTCGTCCTGATGCGCGATCTCAACTTCGTGGTGAAGCGCGGAGACATCTTCATCATCATGGGCGGCAGCGGATGCGGCAAGAGCACGCTGCTCCGACATCTGATCGGACTCAAGGAACCGGCCACGGGCGAGATTACTTACGGCGACGTCAACTTCACCCGGGCCACGCCGCAGCAGCGCGAGCTGATGCTGCGGGGGTTCGGAATCCTGTACCAGAGCGGGGCGCTGTGGAGCTCGATGACGCTGGCGGAAAACGTCGGCCTGCCGCTCGGCGAGTTCACCGACCTTACGCCGGCGCAGATCCGCGAAATCGCGGCGCTCAAGCTCGCGCTGGTCGGGCTCAAGGGGTTCGAGGATTTCTACCCCAACCAGATCAGCGGCGGCATGCAGAAGCGCGCCGGGCTCGCGCGCGCGATGGCGCTCGATCCGGACATTCTCTTCTTCGACGAGCCGTCGGCCGGACTCGATCCGATAAGCTCACGCCTGCTCGACGACCTGATTCTCGAGTTGCGCGCGAACCTGGGCGCGACGATCGTCGTGGTCACCCACGAGCTCGCGAGCATCTTCACCATCGCCAACAACAGCGTCTTTCTGGACGCGGAATCGCGGACCCAGATCGCGACCGGGGATCCGCACGACCTGCTTGCGCATTCAAAGGACCCGCGGGTAATCCGGTTCCTCACGCGGGGACAGGAGGGAGGCGAGGGAGCCGTCACTAATGGGTAA
- a CDS encoding ABC transporter permease, with protein MAAVAPKLDQGSISFERTDDSTLVAHLSGPWHLKRDLPSISLLVSELGSRPATRRLAYETADLTHWDSGLISFLTSAAEICRARGIAEDRSGLPAGLRRLLELAEAVPEKKGARSAAVRVSFLTHVGNASLGYGLSVNEFIGFLGEITIAFGKFLRGKARYRKIDLLEVIQECGPNAVGIVTLISFLVGVILAFMGAVQLSQFGASIYVADLVGIGMVRDMAAMMTAIIMSGRTGAAFAAKLGTMKVTQEIDALTTMGVSPLEFLVLPRILALVLMMPLLCLFADLVGILGGMFVGVTMLDLSAGSYMRETISTLTLTNLFGGVIKGTFYGVLIAIAGCLRGFQCGNSSSAVGDAATQAVVMAIVMIVVACGMFAVVFNFLGI; from the coding sequence ATGGCTGCTGTCGCACCGAAGCTGGACCAGGGGAGCATCTCGTTCGAGCGGACCGACGATTCGACGCTCGTGGCGCATCTTTCCGGCCCCTGGCATCTCAAGCGCGATCTGCCGTCCATTTCGCTGCTGGTCAGCGAACTCGGTTCCCGGCCGGCCACGCGGCGGCTCGCCTACGAGACCGCTGATTTGACGCACTGGGATAGCGGGCTGATTTCGTTTCTCACAAGTGCGGCGGAGATTTGCCGTGCGCGCGGGATCGCCGAAGACCGCAGCGGCCTGCCCGCGGGTCTACGACGCCTGCTCGAGCTGGCCGAGGCGGTGCCTGAAAAAAAGGGCGCGCGCAGCGCAGCGGTGCGCGTCTCGTTCCTGACTCACGTGGGCAACGCGTCGCTCGGCTACGGCCTTTCGGTCAACGAGTTCATTGGCTTCCTCGGCGAGATAACGATCGCGTTCGGAAAGTTTCTGCGCGGCAAGGCGCGCTACCGAAAAATCGATCTGCTCGAGGTCATCCAGGAGTGCGGGCCCAACGCGGTCGGGATCGTCACCCTGATCTCGTTCCTGGTCGGCGTCATTCTCGCCTTCATGGGCGCGGTCCAGCTGTCCCAGTTCGGCGCCTCGATTTACGTCGCCGACCTCGTCGGTATCGGCATGGTGCGCGACATGGCCGCGATGATGACCGCGATCATCATGTCCGGCCGCACCGGCGCCGCGTTCGCCGCGAAACTGGGCACGATGAAAGTGACCCAGGAGATCGACGCGCTGACCACGATGGGCGTGTCGCCGCTCGAGTTCCTGGTTCTGCCGCGGATCCTCGCGCTGGTCCTGATGATGCCGCTTTTGTGCCTGTTCGCGGACCTGGTCGGAATTCTCGGCGGCATGTTCGTCGGGGTCACGATGCTCGATCTGTCGGCCGGCAGCTACATGCGAGAAACCATCTCGACGCTGACTCTGACCAATCTGTTCGGCGGCGTAATCAAGGGCACTTTCTACGGCGTGCTGATCGCGATCGCGGGGTGCCTGCGGGGCTTTCAGTGCGGCAACAGCTCCTCGGCGGTCGGCGACGCGGCGACGCAGGCGGTGGTCATGGCGATCGTCATGATCGTGGTCGCCTGCGGCATGTTCGCCGTGGTCTTCAACTTCCTGGGGATCTGA
- a CDS encoding response regulator, with protein sequence MLDVARIGRNRRSIGRRNRLLTVAKKPALILVEDDSSVLRALRRLMLAAGFRVMAFDRPRAVLDSELPKADACLIVDVHLPEMNGAQLCETLAAAGCDLPVIMMTGHTDQGTRDLMQRTKPAAVLFKPFTRASLLEAISKALAASKDARRGR encoded by the coding sequence ATGCTCGATGTGGCGCGTATCGGCCGTAACCGGCGTTCCATCGGGAGACGAAATCGTCTTTTGACAGTTGCAAAGAAACCCGCGCTGATCCTGGTCGAGGACGATTCCTCGGTCCTCCGCGCACTGCGCAGGTTGATGCTGGCGGCGGGATTTCGCGTGATGGCTTTCGATCGTCCCCGTGCGGTCCTCGATAGCGAACTGCCCAAAGCTGATGCCTGCCTGATCGTTGACGTGCATCTTCCCGAGATGAACGGAGCGCAACTCTGCGAAACCCTGGCCGCCGCCGGATGCGACCTTCCGGTGATCATGATGACCGGCCATACCGACCAAGGCACCCGCGACCTGATGCAAAGGACGAAACCTGCGGCCGTGCTGTTCAAGCCGTTCACCCGCGCCTCATTGCTCGAGGCGATTTCCAAGGCGCTGGCGGCCAGCAAAGATGCCAGGCGCGGGCGCTGA
- a CDS encoding response regulator encodes MPGAGADRRAQRGGKAEQLRIILSGCAKLRALRRISFASIRVCPILVPARAFSRNGSDPASGGANTSLSASGRRNRVRIQAGYRRAMSQGTIVAVIDDEESVRTSLVRLLRAKGLEALAFASAGEFLNSPQNSSVSCVVSDLRMPGLDGLGFQQVLQARLPHLSIVFITGHGNVPASVAAMKAGAVDFLEKPVKGAALIDAIRRACTRSRNLRAVHSELDTLKARYETLTPREREVFSLVAAGLLNKQVAAELGVAEKTVKQHRGHVVDKMAAQSVAELVLMAERLGVRRDGADFARARGKLPS; translated from the coding sequence ATGCCAGGCGCGGGCGCTGATCGCCGCGCCCAGCGCGGTGGAAAGGCGGAGCAATTGAGGATAATATTGTCCGGTTGTGCCAAGCTCCGCGCGTTGCGAAGGATCAGTTTTGCCTCGATCCGTGTCTGCCCGATCCTCGTCCCCGCGCGAGCCTTTTCACGGAACGGAAGCGACCCTGCCTCAGGCGGTGCCAACACTTCTCTGTCCGCTTCCGGACGCCGCAATCGCGTGCGAATCCAGGCTGGCTATCGGCGAGCAATGAGCCAGGGCACGATAGTAGCGGTAATCGACGACGAGGAATCGGTTCGCACATCGCTGGTCCGGTTGCTGCGGGCAAAGGGACTTGAAGCGCTAGCCTTTGCGTCGGCCGGGGAGTTTCTGAATAGCCCGCAAAACAGCAGCGTCTCGTGCGTGGTGTCGGACCTGCGAATGCCGGGATTGGACGGCCTCGGATTCCAACAGGTGCTGCAGGCGAGACTGCCGCATCTTTCGATCGTTTTCATCACCGGCCACGGGAACGTTCCGGCGAGCGTGGCTGCGATGAAGGCCGGCGCGGTCGACTTCCTCGAAAAGCCCGTGAAAGGCGCGGCTCTGATCGACGCCATCCGGCGGGCCTGCACACGCAGCCGGAATTTGCGCGCCGTCCATTCCGAACTCGATACCTTGAAAGCCCGCTACGAAACCTTGACCCCGCGCGAGCGCGAAGTGTTTTCGCTGGTCGCGGCCGGCCTGCTGAACAAGCAGGTCGCGGCCGAACTCGGCGTTGCCGAAAAGACCGTGAAGCAGCATCGCGGCCACGTAGTCGACAAGATGGCCGCGCAGTCGGTGGCCGAGCTGGTGCTGATGGCCGAGCGCCTGGGTGTAAGGCGCGATGGGGCCGATTTCGCGCGCGCCAGGGGCAAACTGCCCTCATAG